The following DNA comes from Triticum aestivum cultivar Chinese Spring chromosome 3D, IWGSC CS RefSeq v2.1, whole genome shotgun sequence.
cggaacaagtaaagagacttgccgggaacgagattgaactaggtatgaggataccgacgatcgaatctcgggcaagtaacataccgatgacaaagggaacaacatatgttgttatacggtttgaccaataaagatcttcgtagaatatgtaggagccaatatgagcatccaggttccgctattggttattgaccggagatgtgtctcggtcatgtctacatagttctcgaacctgtagggtccgcacgcttaacgttcgatgacgatttgtattatgagttatgtgatttgatgaccgaagtttgttcggagtcccggatgagattggggacatgacgaggagtctcgaaatggtcgagaggtaaagatcgatatattggaaggctatattcggacatcggaaaggttccgagtgattcgggtatttttcggagtaccggagagttacgggaattcgccgggagaagtattgggccttattgggccatacgggaatagaggacgcaggccaaagggaaggaggcgcgcgcccccgatgggtccgaattggactaggggaaagggggcggcgcccccccccccttgccctttcctactccctctctctttccctctttcttctctcctactccggaaaggaaaaggggaatcctactaggacttgggagtcctagtaggactccccacacttggcgcgccccctctagggccggcctcctcctcctccctcctttatatatgtgggcacgggacaccccaaaggagtacagacaatctcttagccgtgtgcggtgcccccctccacagttacacacctcggtcatatcgtcgtagtgtttaggcgaagccctgcgccggtaacttcatcatcaccgtcgccacgccgtcgtgctgacggaactctctctcggcctcaactggatcaagagtacgagggacgtcatcgagccgaacgtgtgcatatcgcggaggtgccgtactttcggtactaggatcggtcggatcgtgaagacgtacgactacatcaaccgcgttgtcataacgcttctgcttacggtctacgagggtacgcggactacactctcccctctcgttgctatgcatcaccatgatcttgcgtgtgtgtaggaatttttttgaaattactacgttccccaacagctccaAGTCCGTGAGATCGAAGTGGCGAGGGTCGATGCCATCAAGATCGATGGAGTGGTCCCTAGGAGCGGTGGAGCCCAGGATTGAGCTGAAGTGCTCAAACACTGCTTTTGCCATGGCTGCTTCATCAGTTATAAGCTGCGAGCCCACTCGGATGCTGGCCATGTGATTCTTCTGCGCACGGTGGGTAGCGTGGATCTTGAGGAACGCAACATTGGTGTCGCCCTCGCGAAGCCAGCTGAGGCGCACGTGTTGTCGGAGAATAGAGCGCTCGAGGGAGGCCAGACCAAGGTATGCGGTCTTGAGCTCGCGGCGAAGCCAATCCTCCGCCGGTGATAAAGGTCGAGAATCTTACGTAGCGTCGAGACGGTAGATGATCTCGCGGCAAATCTGAAGCTGCTGGGAGATGTTGCCGGTGGTGCGCACGCCCCAGCTCTGGAGGCGGCGAGCAATGGCCTTGAGCCTGCCATAGATGCGCCGGAATGGGTCGGGGTCCGAGGGCATTGAATTCCAGGCCTCATGCACCGTGTCGTGGAAGCCGTTCAAATTGGGCCAAAACCGCTTGAAATGGAAGCGGTGTTTACCCGTGCCGCCAGGTGCGCAGTCGACCAGCAAGGGGCAGTGGTCGGAGGTGGCCGTGGACATGCACTGTAGCAGATGATGAGGATTAGTTGTCTCCCACGAGGGTGTGCAGAGCACTCGATCGTCCCGCACCAGTGTGGGGTTGCGTTGCTCGTTGTGTATCTCCTCCCGTGAAGATAAATATCGCGAAGGGCATGATCCGCGATGAACCGCCGAAATCGACCCATGGTGCGCAGGAGGTCATCATGTTGAAGTCGCCGCCGAGCAGCCAAGGGCTGGCGATGATGTCGCGCAGGTCGTGGAGCTCGGCCATGAAGGCCAGTTTTTCATCCACGCCTTGCAGCCCGTATACCCCTGTGAGCCTCCAGGGAGTAGCGCTAGTGCCCAGGGATACGGTGGTGGAGACGTGGAATGTTCCGATGATAGGGTTGGCTAAGGATACACAATCACTACGTCAAGCCAGTAATATACCTCCACGCGTTCCCGCCGCGGGCAGGAAGAAGTAGTCCGCAAACGGAGGACCAAAGGTCTCAATCGGAGTCGACAACGAGAGAATTCAACTTAGTTTCAGAAAGACAACCGATACAAGGATTGGCGGATGAAATGACCGAGCGGACGGTGGTGCGCTTGGCACGGCTGTTGAGCCCTTGCACGTTCCAGAAAACTATCATGAGGCTTTAATCCATAGTAAGGTTGGTGTGGCCGGGATGACGTGAATGCGCGGACGCATCAGACCTTGACCAAGCGAGGAGCAGCGGGAGTTGTGCCGTCAAGAAGTCCAGGGGGTGGTCCAGCCAAAGAAGTCGGCGAACGCGAGAACAATGTCTTCGACAAGAGGTCTGGCAAAGAGTTTGTTGTAGCGCTCGAGTGCCTCATCCGAGATGGGCTCGTCTTCGCCGAGTAGCCCGAGGCAGCGAAGGAGAATGCACTAAGCCTTGGTCTCTAAATCCAAGCCACGGTCAGCCTTGGCCAGCCGCCCGCTACGACGCGGCATAAAGTTGGGCGACACTTCGCCCTGCTTGCGGCGCATAGAGGGCGTGTCGAGAAGGGGAGTGGAGCGCGTCCTAATCGAGTCGATGAAGCTCAAGACATGGCCAAGGAAGGGGCAGGATGCCTGGCCATTTAACGTGTAGGTTGGTAGCTGCGCGGCCATCTATATGGCATCGAGGGGAGGCGCAGGCGCGCAATCAGCGGTAGCGCAAAGGCCCACGGCATGCACCGGTGTTGCAGCAAGAGGCGTGCATCTCGTGGGCGGGGGCAAGGGTCCCGCTAGAAATGCCACGGGGGTGGAGTCTGCAAACATGCCAGCAGGGTGCGCCTCGGGATCGGAGCTGGTGACAGGATCAGGTTGGGGATCAGGAAGCAACGCAGAATCAGGGCCCGCCATGGGAGGTGGGGTGCCGTTGGTTGGCTTTGTGACGACACCACGGTGGCCGTGACAGGTGGTTGGCTGGAGCCAGGTGATAGTGGGCGTGCCTTCGCTGGCTGTGGCGGGCGCGGGAGACGTGGGTGGGACCACAGGCAAGGGGGCCTGGTTGGTGGTGGAAGGATCCGAGGCGGTTAGGCACAAGGAATGAGGGATGGGGCTCGCTGCGCAGTTGAAGGGTGGGATGGGATTGACAGCTGGTGGGCCGCAGATGGCCAGGGTGGTCGCAACCTGCGTTTGAACTGGGGGCGCGTCGGGGATTTGGCTCGTAGCGGCGCCCATGTCAGCAGATAGACCCGGCAGCCTTTGACGAACTGGGGGCCCATGGTCGACGCTGCCAACGGCAAGATGGGGTCCCAGGACGCCTTGTCAGCCACGATACGGTGGCAGTCTAGCACGCTGGTGCTGATGCTGCCGGGCTGAGCCCTGGCCGGAGGAGCcacaagggcggcgggcggcgggaagTCATGCCGACAAGGCCAACCCTCCGGGAGGGGTGGTGAGGGTGCGCGGTTGGCATCACCATCCTGCCTCGCATGCGGAGGCGGAGGGGGCGCGGCAGGGAAGCGGAAGTCGTTGGCGTGCCGCACATGGATGGATACTGGAAAAAGCAGCATCGAGACGGCAAAGCGGTCGACTTGGTCGGGGTTCGCGTCGGCGAGTTTGTCAGGCTCGGCGAACAGGAGCTCGGACGTACGCATGATTGCGTCGGGGTTGGTGGTCCAGGCGGACAGCCGGAAGACAGACATGTCGATGTCGTTCAACGTCGCAGGAGCCAGCCGGTCGAAGAGGCAAAGGGGGCGAGCAGCTGCACGGCGGAGGAGATGTCCCAGCCATGGTCCGGAATACCGGTGATCTCAATGTCGACAGAGATGCGAAGTGAGACATGCTCGGCCTCGGCTAGACGACTCCATGGATGCAGAATCAGCCGAACCTGGCAGCACGAACCGGTCTTGCAGCGACACGGGCGCGGTCGGCGGCATCCCGGAAACGAATGAGGAACTCCTCGTCACGGCGACGGTGGACGCAGAAGTCCGCATGCTCGAGTAGGAAGCGCTCGCTCAGCTCTCGCGTGACATCAGCGGCGGAGATGCCGGAGCGGTTCCCGGCGACGATTGCCACCAAGGCGAGGTCCAAGGCGCGCTCGGCCGCATCCAAGCGTGCAGACCGCGGCAGGTAGCAGACGGCTCCAGCCGGCCGCGGGGCGGGGTCGCCCGACAATGCCAGTTTGCGGCCTGCGTACAGGTGCCCGTGGAAACGGGGGGCGAGGGAGTAGCCGAAGCAGGTGGCGAAGGGGTGACcgcggtggaggaggtggtggtggtggcgatggatgtCGAGGGCAGGCTCATCCCAGGCCCGGAGGACGCGGGTGGGGATGGGCCCGCTACGCTCGAAGCCGAGGAGCCAACGGAGTGCGGGGATGATGGGCGCGTACGCTTAGCCGCCAGCACGTCGCTCGGGGAAGACGGGCGCGGGGCGGTGTAGAACCTCGCAATGTGACCGAAAAAGCGGCAACGGCGAGGGCTGGGGAGCACGATGGGGGGAGGGGACGGGTGGAGCCAGGGCCCCTGGCGACGAACAAAGGGCGAGACGGTAGGACCGTGGCACgcggccggactccgccgaggacgggCTGGACTCCAGCCAGTGGCACTCGCAGGGTCGGCCGCCTGCGGCCGGagacgaggagggggagggggaagccaTGGTGAGGTGGGCGACGGCGCCGAAGTGGCGGCCAGCACGAAGGGGAGGTGGTCGACAGTGGCCGGAGTGGCCGCCGACGATATAGGAGCGGAGCTAGACTAGGGAGCGGAGAACGCTCGGCCGCTGGACAGATCGGCCGATCGAGTACTGCTATATCTGTCTTACACGAAAATAAGTAAGGTTATCTAAAATGctcctccctccgtcccataatataagaacgttcttTACACTAGTGTAATgtaaaaaacgtttttatattatagGACGAAGGGAGTGATCTACAATATTATGCATTACGGTACTAACTACTACCCTTACGAGCAGCATACATTGCCACGTCCAACGCGTTGACGACTTGGCAACCAACACGATGCAACCCCGTATGCGGTACAACCACCGGAGTAGGATACGGTTTACAACTCTCACACGATCACTTTCGTAGGGGTcccgataacgcccacacgtgtaggCGTTAAGAGATCTGGCCACACGTCTGTGTGGTATCTAAAGAACCAGCCCACATATTTAtatgtgggcaaaacaagtaaccCCACACGTTTGGTCTTTTGCCTCGTGGTCCTTCTCACACGCCTACGTGTGCGCAAAGTAGATAGCGCCCACACGTCCGTACTCACGGTCCAGGATGCTTTGCGTGACAGTCACCACgcgtccccgcagttgccatggtccggacccttTTCCATGTTCGTTTAATCGCAACAGCCAtgttgctgaactacagttgccatgtctgatAACTACAGTTGTCATGGTTGCTCAACTgtagttgccatctcaggtcaagtgccagatgccatttttgacagctgcagctgttgccatgtatggtctggtctactacagttgccatgatttgaaaactttagaagTTCCCactactaacactagacagttgccatgtagcactacaaaaaaggcatggcaaaatACATATTCGgataaagagagagttgccatctgcttacaagcacgctagggcagttgtcatgtaccctgcaaaaacacatggcaactcgggtaaaagagagagttgtcatctgcttacaaagcacgctagggcagttgccatgtaccctgcaaaacacatggcaactgacaactttgggtgtgggagaggagacggggcgTGTGGGCGAGCTGCTAAACGCCCACGCACCAGCCCCTCCATGTGCGTGAAAACtgacgtgtgggcgaactgctaaacgcccacacaccagcccctccgcGTGGTCAAACGAGcgtgtgggcgaccggatgaatgcccacacaccagcccaatCCTACGTGGCATAAAAAATCTggcaaaacatgccaagattcgtgcaaacacAAACGGACATTgatccatgcgtgtgggcgagatgcaaacgcccacacgtgtgggcgttagtatttCCACTTTCGTAAACATATTTCAATAAACTTGGTGAGAAAACTATCTAGGACTCTAAACTTTGGTGACCTTAGACTACAACTGGGTTAATTTCTACATTAGCTTTTCAAAATTAGTGTTAATTTGTAGGAGGTGGTTTAAAATGTTAAGTCTTAGGGGAAGATGCTTTAAGTTTACAATGGGGCAGCCAGTGTATGAAGAAATCTATTACAGAATCAACAACATCGTTCTTCCCAAAATTTCATTCCGATAAGATACATTTGCTTAACTTGTGCTTATTATTATATCAATGTGGCAAACTGCATATACCAGAATACGTATCTActattactatttgttatcatcAGTTGAGCAGGTCGTCTGAGGTGCAGTACTGACCGCCGGCGAGCGCCCGGTAGTAGCGGTCCCTGCAGTAAACCGGGCGTCCATTGGCGGCCTCCGCAGCAGCCGCAGCGAGGTCGTCGTCTTGCCTCACCTCGGCAGGCAGCTTCAGCAGATCCTCTCTCCTGCACGCAGGCACGCCCTAGTCAATTCCGCTTGCAACAATGGCTTACAGTCTATTGTGAAAGCTGGGTAGCAGCATTGAGTTGACTCACTCACCTCATCATCGGCTTAGAGGAGGCGGCAGTGGGGGCTCCATTGAAGGAGTGGACGAATTCctcgacgggggcggcgaaggcGAAGAGTGCCACCGCCCCGACGAGCAGCGCACCGGTGCCCACCAGTGTCTGTTTGAGCAGGTTGATCACCGGCTTTACCTGAAGAATCCGTCGGTCACCGAGATAAAATGTGAAAATCCATTTTTATAGTTATATAAGCGTCAACGATCATATATGTTTTCCCGCCAAAAGAAAGAAGCATATGTAATGATAAGAAGAAGACAAACTACAAGTTACAGTACCTTGTAAGATCCCAATAACCTGTCGCGAGCCAGCACCTGCATCAGGAAGGAAATAGACGTTTAACGGCAGTCTGAATTGCATGGCTGTGCTTAAGCTGAAGAAGCAAGCTTGGATGATAATACATACCTCTGCTGGCTTGACCCACATTTGGCCATCGTACCACCCGGTTTCTTCATACGGCACGACTGCCGACAATAGCCTGTCACCAACGTAGCTCCAACCCTGCAGCACTAGCAGGTATTGTTATACTAGCACAGTTTTTTCAAaaggaaaactttgtttttgtcaCTCTAGCTTTTGCCAATTTTACTTATGTCACTCTAGAATTTAACATCTCACTTGTACCACTCTTAagttttgacaatacatcacaaatgccattcagTAGCAAAAAGGAtaaattttcattttatttttgccactcttagcttttgacaatgtatcaAAATTGCCACTCtaaaaattttgcttttgccacggaatggcaaaagtgatatattgtcaaaagctaaaaCTGGCAAAAATAAAATGTCAAATTCTAAAATGACATAAGCAAAGtaggcaaaaacaaagttttccctttcTCAAATACGGCCGACGTTTGCCAAACTTACCAGGTAGAGCCTGAGAACCACAAGAGACACCAGGAGCAGGGTCCCAATCCCAGCAGCTAGCACGAACTTGAGTGGATCCTGCATAGCGTTGACATACATATCATGGAGAAATTGGTCAAACAAAAGAGGACACACATCATGTATTTGTTACACTGTGAGGAACAACATACTAGCACAATTTCCGCTGCTCATTAAACTGAAAAAATAGAACCATAACGAACGGCCGTACCTTTCCGGGACTGAAACTTGCGGCTGAGATTGGGGCCGCCAGAACTGTAAATGTGACCAGGCACAGGCTGCCTAGGCGCATGAAGAAAGAGCCCGGACTCAGCTCTGCCCACGAGTACAAGGTGCTCTCCTTGAGAGCGGAGTACTCGTTAACCTGAGCCAATCATCCAAATTTACCAGCAAAATGAGGAGCCAATCATCTTTCATTCAGACTACAAGCTAGGTGCATGCCCCAAGTGTCTAATTTCTTTTGTGTGAGACGCTAAATCATACCGGCCTTTGCTCGTATGGGACTCCGATCTCCATCCTGGGGTCCCAGCTCGGACCGCCCCCGGCGAAGCGGCTTCGGCTGCTCTCCGGCTCCTCCTCCTTGAGCGCCATCGCCACCGCCACGCTCCTCAGCCTCTTTGCCCTCGTGGACGCTCCACCGCCCTGCGGAAgggctccggcgagccgccgcggGGATGCTGTCGCGCCATGGTCATGCCCAAGAAGCAGCGCCACAGGCTGGACGGTGGTAATCTTCAGGCGGAGCAACATGGAAAAACTCGCGCCTATTATCTTCTAGCCCACCGTACTGAACTCGGGGAGCGAGAGGGCACCATGTATAGCCGTGAACCTTTTACGTGGCCCAGGTTTTTCTTTTTGGTTGCAGTTTTTCACTTTTTTGTGGCTGAGGCAGTAGAGTGGTCGCGACGGCCAGGTCTGGACACTCTGCCTACACACGTGGTGGGATGCGCCGTGGCACGCTGCCTGCTCGTGCCGGCGCACGGCAAGCCAGGTGCGGACCACTGTTCATTGTTctccaataataataataataatacaccTACTAAATTTTTTAAAACCTTCCAAACTAATTCTGCCCCCCTCCCATAATTTCCAAGGAAAACGTTTTCATCTGGTGCGCCGGCCGAAACGTTACCCGGACGCACGCGGGCCTTACGATTGCGTTGCCGGGGCTTCCCTCTTTTCCCTTTCCAATACAAACCGTTTTCCCACCTTCCCCGTTCTTCAACCTCACGACGAGCATTAGGCGACGCTACAATCACTCAGTTCCTTCATCTTCACGCTCACGCGCAGCACCCCAGCATGAACAAGGCCTTGCTCGTAGGATGAGCCATGTCGGGGTGGAGAAGACGTCGACAACCAGTGCCTCCTCCCTCCCTTTCCCCCCTCTCAGCCCGCACCCTCGCCTTCCCGCGCACGAGCTGCAACCGGCAGTTGTCAGAGCTGCAAACAGCTTTACAAACGCTACGAACAACttcttttttgctggaaccattaaAGTGATGACGGTGAGCTACAAACGACAGTCGATGGAGCTGCAACCAGTGGTACAAAATGCTACAACCGtccttttttttgctggaaccattaaACTGATGACGGTGAGCTACAAACCACAGTCGATGGAGCTGCAACCAGTGGTACAAAATGCTACAACCGTCCTTTTTTTGCTGTAACCAAAAAGAGAGGAGGTTGTGAATGGTGCAGGAGGAGATGCAAATAGTACCGCAAAATGCTATATCTGTTGTCCAAGGAAGCTAACACCTGCTTCTAAAAAAGCTTCAAACAAAGACGGGGAAGTTGTGGGGCGGCCAACGCGCATACTGAAAAAGCTGCAACCGGCTACGAGATAGCTGCAACGGGTCTTATGAAAAGCTTCAACCAAGGAACGACAAGATGATGATGGAGAGCGGCAATGACAGAAGCTGAGCGGCGGTGCACCGGGTGATGCAACTCGCGGCGACGGTGATGCTAATTTTTTGTTGCAACCATTATCGTTGTTTGCTACGACCGGCGggattttttgctacatccattcatggCAGAGCGGCGACTCGGGATGGCGGTGACGCTATTTTTTGCTGCAACCATCATCGTTTTTTGCTACGACCAGCGGGATTTTCGCTACATCCTTTCCATGGTGCgaatggtggtcgtcgttcctagAAACTCATGGGGCGAGCGTCGACGGCGAGGACGGCAGCGGCACACTGGAGTGCTGAAACCTGCTGAAACCATCAGCATCGACTGTAGGAGTTTCATCTGGTTGACGGGGAATTTGCAACCGATTGACGCCGAGATTTTTGCAACCGAGGTTCCTCGGTGAGCACCATCACTGGGGatgatgtgataacccacaagtataggggattgcaaaaaatttcgagggtagagtattcaacccaaatttattgatttgacacaaggggagccaaagaatatttgcaagtatt
Coding sequences within:
- the LOC123078441 gene encoding protein CONSERVED IN THE GREEN LINEAGE AND DIATOMS 27, chloroplastic, which codes for MLLRLKITTVQPVALLLGHDHGATASPRRLAGALPQGGGASTRAKRLRSVAVAMALKEEEPESSRSRFAGGGPSWDPRMEIGVPYEQRPVNEYSALKESTLYSWAELSPGSFFMRLGSLCLVTFTVLAAPISAASFSPGKDPLKFVLAAGIGTLLLVSLVVLRLYLGWSYVGDRLLSAVVPYEETGWYDGQMWVKPAEVLARDRLLGSYKVKPVINLLKQTLVGTGALLVGAVALFAFAAPVEEFVHSFNGAPTAASSKPMMRREDLLKLPAEVRQDDDLAAAAAEAANGRPVYCRDRYYRALAGGQYCTSDDLLN